One Nocardioides oleivorans DNA segment encodes these proteins:
- a CDS encoding helicase C-terminal domain-containing protein, with amino-acid sequence MSSSARTTPARTLADQLRSWPDERLVALLGARPDLATPAPQDSSQLASRAATRSSIHRALDGLDRLELTVLDALLVAGQTTSAHLISLVFADEGRTASALQRLLDLALAWEGPGGVRALTGVADAMRGMPGITSGLRPSSPDPAPAPDIAARIAELSPAATALLRHVDEHGGEGTTGAARRTVAPADARTPAEELLSRRLLVPREGDSVVLPGEVGLALRGGRTTTGPVDDVPSLATSSREPALVARTAAGAAFDVVRRVELLLDHWGVAPPAVLRSGGLAVRDLKATATELHVDEAEAALIVELALSAGLVAEAAVADGTPSWLPTEEFDVWSGRGVSERWARLVGGWLASSRMPSLVGSRDSAGKAWNALAPELSSGLAEEARRLALGELAGLPDGEVLAAGTGIASLVRRVDWLRPRRPRVFADLVAAAVAEAAVLGVSGAGGLPPSGRLVADGDLPGAAAAIDPQLPQAVDHVLLQADLTAVAPGPLETEVARRLHLLADVESRGGATVYRFTPGSLRRGFDAGWSAVEVRDFLTTVSQTPVPQPLEFLVDDVARTFGTVRVGHAEAFLRADDEAALASLVHDPRARTLGLRLLAPTVAIATSPLDVLLPRLRELGAAPVVEAADGTVRVSRPDLHRARTRRGRRPAGAVEARAAAQVRAVATAIRAGDRAESSRPSTAEATNPSAALAAIREAIEAGSTLVIGYVDNHGATGERVVDPRRLDGGRLSAYDHRADDVREFAVHRITGVRTV; translated from the coding sequence ATGTCCAGTTCAGCGCGGACGACACCCGCACGCACCCTCGCCGACCAGCTGCGCAGCTGGCCCGACGAGCGACTCGTGGCGCTGCTGGGGGCCCGACCGGATCTCGCCACACCCGCCCCTCAGGATTCGTCGCAGCTGGCCTCGCGGGCCGCCACTCGCTCGTCGATTCACCGGGCCCTCGACGGCCTGGACCGTCTCGAGCTCACCGTCCTTGATGCCCTGCTGGTTGCAGGTCAAACCACTTCCGCGCACCTGATCTCCCTCGTCTTCGCCGACGAGGGGCGTACGGCGTCCGCGCTCCAGCGGCTGCTCGACCTCGCCCTGGCCTGGGAGGGTCCGGGCGGCGTCCGCGCGCTGACCGGCGTCGCGGACGCGATGCGCGGCATGCCCGGCATCACGAGCGGCCTGCGGCCGTCGAGCCCCGACCCGGCACCCGCCCCCGACATCGCCGCGCGGATCGCCGAGCTGAGCCCGGCCGCGACCGCGCTGCTGCGGCACGTCGACGAGCACGGCGGCGAGGGCACGACCGGTGCAGCCAGGCGCACGGTGGCCCCCGCCGACGCCCGCACGCCCGCCGAGGAGCTGCTGAGCCGACGCCTGCTCGTGCCGCGGGAGGGCGACAGCGTGGTGCTGCCGGGCGAGGTCGGGCTGGCGCTCCGTGGCGGGCGCACGACCACGGGGCCGGTCGACGACGTGCCGTCCCTGGCGACGTCGTCGCGCGAGCCCGCGCTGGTCGCCCGCACGGCTGCCGGAGCCGCCTTCGACGTCGTACGACGCGTGGAGCTGCTGCTCGACCACTGGGGCGTCGCACCTCCGGCGGTCCTGCGCAGCGGCGGCCTGGCCGTCCGCGACCTGAAGGCCACGGCGACCGAGCTGCACGTCGACGAGGCCGAGGCCGCGCTCATCGTGGAGCTGGCGCTATCCGCCGGTCTGGTCGCCGAGGCGGCGGTCGCCGACGGGACGCCGTCGTGGCTGCCGACCGAGGAGTTCGACGTGTGGTCCGGGCGAGGTGTCTCCGAGCGCTGGGCACGGCTGGTCGGCGGCTGGCTGGCCAGCAGCCGGATGCCGTCGCTCGTCGGCTCGCGCGACTCCGCAGGGAAGGCGTGGAACGCGCTCGCCCCGGAGCTCTCCAGCGGCCTGGCGGAGGAGGCCCGCCGCCTCGCGCTGGGCGAGCTGGCCGGCCTGCCCGACGGCGAGGTGCTCGCCGCCGGCACCGGGATCGCCTCGCTCGTCCGGCGGGTCGACTGGCTGCGCCCGCGCAGGCCACGGGTCTTCGCCGACCTCGTCGCCGCCGCCGTCGCGGAGGCCGCGGTGCTCGGCGTGAGCGGCGCGGGCGGGTTGCCACCGAGCGGCCGGCTGGTCGCCGACGGCGACCTCCCGGGCGCCGCCGCGGCCATCGACCCGCAGCTGCCCCAGGCCGTCGACCACGTCCTCCTGCAGGCCGACCTCACGGCGGTCGCGCCCGGTCCGCTGGAGACCGAGGTCGCCCGGCGCCTGCACCTGCTCGCCGACGTGGAGTCGCGCGGCGGAGCCACCGTCTACCGCTTCACGCCGGGCTCGCTGCGCCGCGGCTTCGACGCCGGCTGGTCGGCCGTCGAGGTGCGCGACTTCCTCACGACCGTGTCGCAGACCCCGGTCCCGCAGCCGCTGGAGTTCCTCGTCGACGACGTCGCGCGCACCTTCGGCACGGTCCGCGTCGGTCACGCCGAGGCGTTCCTGCGCGCCGACGACGAGGCCGCCCTCGCCTCCCTCGTGCACGACCCCCGCGCCCGCACGCTCGGCCTGCGCCTGCTGGCCCCGACGGTCGCCATCGCCACCTCCCCGCTCGACGTGCTGCTCCCCCGCCTGCGCGAGCTCGGTGCCGCGCCCGTCGTCGAGGCCGCCGACGGCACGGTCCGGGTGTCGCGCCCCGACCTGCACCGCGCCCGCACCCGACGCGGCCGCCGACCGGCCGGTGCCGTCGAGGCGCGTGCCGCGGCCCAGGTCCGGGCCGTGGCGACCGCGATCCGCGCCGGCGACCGGGCGGAGTCGTCCCGGCCGTCGACGGCCGAGGCCACGAACCCGTCGGCCGCGCTCGCCGCCATCCGCGAGGCCATCGAGGCCGGCTCCACCCTCGTCATCGGCTACGTCGACAACCACGGAGCCACCGGCGAGCGCGTCGTCGACCCGCGCCGGCTCGACGGCGGCCGGCTGTCGGCGTACGACCACCGCGCCGACGACGTGCGCGAGTTCGCGGTGCACCGCATCACGGGCGTGCGGACCGTGTGA
- a CDS encoding CGNR zinc finger domain-containing protein → MDFIRYAERSAALVNAELVDEGALHDHLADRTWLHRSVVAADVPALRAFQDELRPVFEASDVDDVPLVVSSLNDLLASHPVTPMISDHDPSNLHMHVTNRASSVAELLVAESLMGLANLVCDLGATRLGICSEARCDNVFVDTSPNQSRRYCSDRCSSRANVAAYRARQRAAAS, encoded by the coding sequence GTGGACTTCATCCGCTACGCCGAGCGCTCCGCCGCGCTCGTCAACGCCGAGCTGGTCGACGAGGGCGCGCTGCACGACCACCTCGCCGACCGCACGTGGCTGCACCGGTCCGTGGTCGCGGCCGACGTCCCGGCGCTCCGGGCCTTCCAGGACGAGCTGCGGCCGGTGTTCGAGGCGTCCGACGTCGACGACGTGCCCCTCGTGGTGAGCTCGCTCAACGACCTGCTCGCCAGTCACCCGGTCACGCCGATGATCTCCGACCACGACCCGTCGAACCTCCACATGCACGTGACCAACCGGGCCTCCTCGGTCGCCGAGCTGCTGGTCGCCGAGTCCCTGATGGGCCTGGCGAACCTGGTCTGCGACCTCGGCGCCACCCGGCTCGGCATCTGCTCGGAGGCGCGTTGCGACAACGTCTTCGTCGACACCTCGCCCAACCAGTCGCGCCGCTACTGCTCCGACCGGTGCTCGTCGCGGGCCAACGTGGCCGCCTACCGTGCGCGGCAGAGGGCCGCAGCCAGCTGA